TTTTGGCGCGGAAATGAATTCATGGCAGGGAAGAACATGGCTTGGTGATGGTGTTGGTGGCTTTGCTCAGGAAACAACGAACAAACCTGTGACTGGTAATACACCAAAATCTCTGGCCTTTTATGATTTAAACAAAGATGGCCGATTGGATTTTCTTGCAACTAATTATCAAGTCGGTATGGATAACGGGGATATCGTCTATTATTCAAGAAGGTCAGCAAATGATGGATGGACAGAGGAAACAGGGCCAATAACCGGACGAGGCAACTGGCATTCACTTGTGGTTGCTGATTTAAATAGAGATGGTTATGGTGATGTTGTTGCAGCGACGGGACAATCCGATGGTGATAATACCAGCGGAGAAAAAGCAGGGGTCTATGTCTGGTACGGCACATCCTCAGGAGGATGGAGAGAAGCTTCAAGTCATCCGGCAACTATAGAGCATACCTATCTGAGTGTAAAAGTTACTGACCTCGATAATGATGGTTATCTTGATATCGTTGCGGCCCGGATTGGTGGTGGTATCCTGGTATGGCTCGGTTCAATGGAAGAAGTCTGGACGGCAAGTACAAGTCCGGACAGTAACGGTGTTTACGATGATATAACATTGTTTGATTATGATAATGATGGAAACCTGGATATTGCCGGCGTTTCTGGCGGCTCGATTTTAATCAGGCGACAAAATGGCGGAGTAGATGAAATAGGCTGGAAGGACTTTCTCTATCCTACGGGCTCAGGTGGTTTCCAGGGAATTGCCTCAGGGGACCTTAACAATGATGGAAACCCGGATGTTGTAGCGGCAAGTAATAGTCAAGGTGTTAGAGTCTGGTATGGTGATGGTGATCATTCGTGGAGGAAAGCTTTCGCCGTTTATAGTGGCTATAATGGCGCCGGTAACGGAACGCTTGACGTTGCTAATATAGAAACAAATGATTCTCTAACACTTACCGAGAGTTGGACAGCCAAAGTGATAACGGCTAATGGAAATACGCCTACTTTTGAGATTACCCATGGAGGAGTTACAGAAAGTGCACCATACACCTTGCCGGGGACTTATACGGAACCTGATACGGGTGTAAGCTTTGTCATATACGATGGCAGTGATGACTTTCAGGTCAATGATACCTTCACTTTTAGAACGACTGCAACGGGCATCACCGACAGTGGGAAATACTATGGCGTTGCCGTTGAGGACTTCAATAATGATAGCAACCTGGATGTTGCTGCTGCCAGTAATGGTGGTGGAGGGATTGATATTTGGTATGGAAATGGCGCAGGCGAATGGTCTGCTCCTGAAAATATCGGCATTGGCAGTTACTATTACATTGCTACCGGTGATATTGACCATGACGGTGATAAAGATATTGTAGCAGGCAGCGATGGGCAGGTAAGTGTCTGGCAAAATGACAATGCAACGGGATTTTTAACGGCTCTCGAAAATAAGATTGGCGATAGCACGGCATATTCCGGTGTTGCTCTGGGAGATATTGATAATGACGGCAACCTTGATGTTGCTGCATCGAGTCAGGACGGCCACAGAGTTCATGTCTGGACAGGTGATGGTACAGGCAGCTTTGCAAGTCTTTATGGTGTTGATAATCGATCTCATACCGGTCCGAGAGACCCGCTGGTTGGGTTGTTGGGAATGACATATGAGTATGACGGCGTTGCACTGGATGATTTTAACAGGGATGGTAATCTGGATATTGTTGCCGGTAATAGTGGTGACCATGGACTTCACGTCTGGTTTGGTGATGGTGGTGGTAGAGTCGGGACCCCTGAAAGGGATGGTGTTATTAACTGGAGACTATCTTATGCTACGCCGGCAGCAACCGGCTGCCAGCATCCCGGCGTTGGTTATCTTTCATCACAGCCGCATGCCAGCGTTATTGAGAAATATCGCGGTGATTGGGGGCTTGATGCTATATTATTTACCGGCGCACCAACTGTTAGAGTAGGTGCAGATACTGTTGATTATGGAACAACTACCGCTGATTGGACTTTAACAAGCCAGGCAAGGACAGCTCAGGCTCCGTGGGACTTTAATGTAGAGACGACTGATGGGGGCGCTGAAAACACAGGTGCCTATGCCTATACTTTTGCACCCACTGCCAGCTCAACGGTTCCTGTTTTTACCGGATTAGGAAATGGTACATTTGATTTTATCTCTACGACTCCCGGTTTGACAGTAAGTGAAACATGGACTATTACCGTTACCGCTAATGGCGGTACTAATAATCCTATATTTACGGTAGTGCATGGTGGTTCGGCAGAGTTCCATAATTATTCCATAATCCCGGGCCTTGATTATTATGAACCTGATACCGGTGTTACTTTTAGAATAAGTGATGGTGCCATTGATTATGAACTAAATGATCAATGGACATTTGATACTATAGCAGGAGGTGCGTACAGCAGTCCTCCCAATTATACAGGAGATGCAACTCTTCCGAATGTAAGTTTCCGTTTTAATGCGTATACTACGGGGTTCGGAGGGTATTCAGGATGGAATGCAGGCGTCTTTGACAGAGCCTCACCACCTCATAAGGAAAATGTTTATTTTAGTACCTATTCTCCGGGAGTAACTACTTATGGCACCTATTATGGTGTTGATACAGGTGATTTTAACAATGATGGTTATCCGGATATAGTAGCCGCCAATAAGGGTAATGGTGGGGTTCAGCTCTGGATTAATGGTGGTGAAAGTGTCTGGCTAAGAAGCAAATCGGATTCAAATCCTATTTCAGAGGTTTGGACTGAGGCGCCATCTCCCATTACTTTTGGTAATTATATTGGTGTTGTCGTACTGGATTTTAATAAAGATGGTTTACCTGATATTGCCTCGGCCCATGATATTACCAGTGGTGTCGGAACGGAGGTTTGGTTAAATACTCAAGATCCCTTTCCACCGACAGTTGATGTAACTTCTCTTGTGCCTGCCGTTGGTGAAATTGATGTTGTTCCATCAATTTCAATAAATGTTACATTTTCTGAGGATATAGATCCTCTTACGCTTAGAAACGAGGATGCTGAAGGAGGTACTTCGCCTCATGCAGGCTCTACTATATCTGTTTATGGCAGCAAGAGCAAATATCATAGGGGAGCTATCTTCTATGATAATTTAACATTTACGGTTACATTTATTCCTGATCTCCAATTTAGTTCGGAAGAGATAGTTACCGTGAGCCTGGGTGGCTATATTCGTGACATTGCCGGAAACAGGCTCGATGGAAATGAAGATGGAATCAGTGGTGATGGTTATATTTGGTCCTTCACTATCAAAGATACCATGGAACCAAAACCGCCGACCTCTCTCACCGGTATTGCCGGAGAATCTCTGGTTTCCCTCAGTTGGGTTCCACCTACTAAGAACGAAGACGGATCGGACTTATTGGACCTGGCCGGCTATAACGTTTATAAAAATATTTCGTCACCGGTTTCTGAGTATCCTCCTGCGCCTGAAAATAGCTCATTAATACCTGTTGGTACTGAAACATTTACAGTCACAGGATTAACAAATGTTGACACCTACAATTTTATAGTAAGAGCTGTTGACTTTGCAGGTAATGAAAGCATTAATTCAAATGAAATTAGCTTGTCTCCTCAATTGGACACTATTCCACCTGCGCCACCAACGGGATTGACCTCAATTGATGGTGACAGCAGGGTTGATCTGTCCTGGATTGCGCCTACATTGAATAATAATAGTTCTACCATGATCGACCTTGCGGGTTATTGGATTTACAGGTCGGAGAATGAGACCAGCTTTAAATCAAATTATACAAATGGAAATACTGTTTTTGTCAATAGTACCTCCGGTTTATCTATTGGTGATGTTCTCATATTGGGTCCAAATGGTTCTGCTCAATCTGAAATCGTTACAATAACAAATATTGGTGTTGCTGATGATATAACGGTATCTCCTGCAACTCCGAACCTCAAGTATGATTATTTGGCAAGTGATCCAATTTATGGCCCTGTTGCCATTATAAATGCACCGCTTTTACCCGTTGGTACGGAGAATTACACGGACTTAACCGTAACTAATGGTTTAACCTATTACTATGCCGTTATCGCTGAGGATTCGGTTACTAATAAAAATCAAAGTGATCCCTCTAACGTTATAGTTTCTAATCCTGATACGGATAATGTGGCGCCGGCGGCGCCGGCGATAATTTCTGCCAGTGGTGCGGATAATGCAATCTTACTGAACTGGTCTTCAAACTTTTTGAACGAAGATGCTTCACCGACATTGGATTTTCAATCCTATAACATTTATCGAAACAATGTTACTTTTGCAAGTTACTCCACATATAATATCCTTTCCTCAGGTGCAACCTTGGTTAAAACAATAAATGATATTAACACGCTAACATGGGAAGATACGGTAGCTAATGGCTTACAGTACGGAGTGACCTATTATTACAGAATTACAGGGCAGGATATTTATGGCAATGAATCTGAAGTTCCTTCAAATGAATTAAGTGCAGCACCCGTTAACCCTGTGGCTGTAATTATGCTTTCTGCAAGTGACTATGTAATTCCTGCAGATGGTATTGCGACGTCCACTATTACAGCTTTTGTTAATAACGTTAATAGTAACCCTGTTGTTGATGGAACGGTCATTGACTTTTCTGTTGCATGCAGTTCAATTGACTGCGGAACATTATCAGATACAACGGCAACAACAACCAATGGTCAGGCTATTATCACAATTACTTCGGGAGCGGTGAGAACGAATACGGTAACAGTGACGGGTACGTCAGGTTTAACGACTGGCAACCTGACAATGTCTTATAAGCCCGGACCACCGTCATCAGGCATTTTATCGGCTTCACCAATTGC
This region of Deltaproteobacteria bacterium genomic DNA includes:
- a CDS encoding FG-GAP-like repeat-containing protein — translated: MKTLHRVYMNTFHRGLWLKTFLLSALVFVLIAMPKISSADILWTSVGGVGSDVGVTFKKVVHADVNDDGRMDLVGSSSDGIYVWLQELQWICPVEKWTWGLSSSAVTVTTGLQFDSLDVGDLDNDGDLDIVAGDSTGNGFRIFIGDGTGLSWVPGALVDDTRSYHSIKIVDVNNDGKADIFGAEMNSWQGRTWLGDGVGGFAQETTNKPVTGNTPKSLAFYDLNKDGRLDFLATNYQVGMDNGDIVYYSRRSANDGWTEETGPITGRGNWHSLVVADLNRDGYGDVVAATGQSDGDNTSGEKAGVYVWYGTSSGGWREASSHPATIEHTYLSVKVTDLDNDGYLDIVAARIGGGILVWLGSMEEVWTASTSPDSNGVYDDITLFDYDNDGNLDIAGVSGGSILIRRQNGGVDEIGWKDFLYPTGSGGFQGIASGDLNNDGNPDVVAASNSQGVRVWYGDGDHSWRKAFAVYSGYNGAGNGTLDVANIETNDSLTLTESWTAKVITANGNTPTFEITHGGVTESAPYTLPGTYTEPDTGVSFVIYDGSDDFQVNDTFTFRTTATGITDSGKYYGVAVEDFNNDSNLDVAAASNGGGGIDIWYGNGAGEWSAPENIGIGSYYYIATGDIDHDGDKDIVAGSDGQVSVWQNDNATGFLTALENKIGDSTAYSGVALGDIDNDGNLDVAASSQDGHRVHVWTGDGTGSFASLYGVDNRSHTGPRDPLVGLLGMTYEYDGVALDDFNRDGNLDIVAGNSGDHGLHVWFGDGGGRVGTPERDGVINWRLSYATPAATGCQHPGVGYLSSQPHASVIEKYRGDWGLDAILFTGAPTVRVGADTVDYGTTTADWTLTSQARTAQAPWDFNVETTDGGAENTGAYAYTFAPTASSTVPVFTGLGNGTFDFISTTPGLTVSETWTITVTANGGTNNPIFTVVHGGSAEFHNYSIIPGLDYYEPDTGVTFRISDGAIDYELNDQWTFDTIAGGAYSSPPNYTGDATLPNVSFRFNAYTTGFGGYSGWNAGVFDRASPPHKENVYFSTYSPGVTTYGTYYGVDTGDFNNDGYPDIVAANKGNGGVQLWINGGESVWLRSKSDSNPISEVWTEAPSPITFGNYIGVVVLDFNKDGLPDIASAHDITSGVGTEVWLNTQDPFPPTVDVTSLVPAVGEIDVVPSISINVTFSEDIDPLTLRNEDAEGGTSPHAGSTISVYGSKSKYHRGAIFYDNLTFTVTFIPDLQFSSEEIVTVSLGGYIRDIAGNRLDGNEDGISGDGYIWSFTIKDTMEPKPPTSLTGIAGESLVSLSWVPPTKNEDGSDLLDLAGYNVYKNISSPVSEYPPAPENSSLIPVGTETFTVTGLTNVDTYNFIVRAVDFAGNESINSNEISLSPQLDTIPPAPPTGLTSIDGDSRVDLSWIAPTLNNNSSTMIDLAGYWIYRSENETSFKSNYTNGNTVFVNSTSGLSIGDVLILGPNGSAQSEIVTITNIGVADDITVSPATPNLKYDYLASDPIYGPVAIINAPLLPVGTENYTDLTVTNGLTYYYAVIAEDSVTNKNQSDPSNVIVSNPDTDNVAPAAPAIISASGADNAILLNWSSNFLNEDASPTLDFQSYNIYRNNVTFASYSTYNILSSGATLVKTINDINTLTWEDTVANGLQYGVTYYYRITGQDIYGNESEVPSNELSAAPVNPVAVIMLSASDYVIPADGIATSTITAFVNNVNSNPVVDGTVIDFSVACSSIDCGTLSDTTATTTNGQAIITITSGAVRTNTVTVTGTSGLTTGNLTMSYKPGPPSSGILSASPIAIAADGVSSASLSVVISDSAGDPVKDGLQVQFTTDLGTFPNTFQTSDIVLTANGLATIDLTSGLVSGSPNINAQVGSLNISGSPVQFTNKPAFINMSAVPTTIAADGVSTSTVTAIVRDSVNAPIPDGLIIDFSTTGGTLGSYTSSISGGNGRATVTLTSDASNGTGTVTASWIDQTTLPFDVISGTVTVNFLSGDPASLLLSSDKVNIAADGVQFGILSAEVRDSNGFLVNDGNFVNFSSDVAFVNISAIDQGSGDGATVNGIAKAAVWSSTKGTALITAYPVIGSGSGNINVNFIEPPSQLVVYTDVPKIPADGVSSATITAYVQDKYGNPIQDLTFVNFSTSAGTILSTPVATSGGIATTSIVSETTVTTNVTITATSEGVSGNSAIDFSPGAPAIITLSSDPLAIAGNGTSKALLTAVITDSLGNPVKDGLNVTFKAYSSDNSVPTDSYGTFPNGTETSQLIQTVGGEASIDFTSGTAVTGKPQIHVIVGDQDYAAQPLEITAMPAFINVTGVPSTIAADGVTTSTITATVTDGVSFLPDGLVINFATTGGTLDTPTGVISGGTGEATVTLTSEASNGTGDVSASWSDGFTTITSNIFTVTFLSSDPDSLVLTADETIVSSGGTTIIRAVVRDVENNLVNDGQVVNFSWDGGFANLSTVDLGSGKGATVGGEAIAVLSSSNVGTTTVSAIPAVGSGSGSVDVTFVEPASQITIYSNSVAIPADGFSQATINAYLQDQYGNPVTDGIFVNFSTSDGTFAATGNRQGGATTVGGIASIDLQATTVATLGVTVSAWSDGVGPVTLNMDFNPGPPAVGFTNMSSSPAGIVANGFSTASITAYVRDLDGDFVKDGMYATFFTDLGTFPNGAQVSDLISTVNGKASVDLTSGSTAGTPNIRIVIGSVDKTQTPLEITPVPAFINITADPNTIPANGVDSTTITARVTDILTNSIPDGLVIEFATTGGILSSTTGVISGGAGEATITLTSETSNGLGDISASWSDGFTTITSNIFTVAFLSGYPASVELTADQSIVSSGSSTILRAVLRDGAGNYVNDGSAVFFTWDAGFANLSAVDIGSGTGATVGGEAIAVLSSSGLGTTTVTAAPVLGTGDNSVDVTFVTPASQLTVIPTSYAIPADGSSTTVISGYLQDTNSNPAADG